DNA sequence from the Hippopotamus amphibius kiboko isolate mHipAmp2 chromosome 1, mHipAmp2.hap2, whole genome shotgun sequence genome:
TCCCAACCCCGGGAGAAGGACCATGACCTTGTTCCTGGCCCTGAAGCCTCCCGCCAGCGCTTCAGGCAGTTCCAGTACAGGGATGCGGCGGGGCCCCACGAGGCCTTCAGCCAGCTCTGGGCACTCTGCTGTCACTGGCTGAGACCCGAGATCCGCCTCAAAGAGCAGATCCTGgagctgctggtgctggagcagtTCCTGACTATCTTACCCAGGGAGGTCCAGGCCTGGGTACAGGCGCATCACCCTGAGAGCGGCGAGGAGGCGGTGGCCCTGGTGGAGGATTGGCACCGAGAGGCCCGGGCCGCAGGACGGCGGGTGAGGCAAATAGCCTGTTCTCCAAGGAGCGGGTCAGGCGAGGCAGTGGGGCTGCAACTAGGTTGATAATTGCCAAAACCACAATAATAATATTATCAAGCATCTGATGTTTATTGAACACTGCTGTGTACCAGGCGCTGTACTTCGTGCTttccatgtattaactcatttaatcctgtcAACAGTTTAATGAGATAGGTACTGTTATCCTAATTTTaccaataaggaaactgaggcaaggaaaagaaaggtaATTGGCTCCAGGTGGCTGGATACTAGATggtagaggcaggatttgaattcaggctGTCTGATTCTAAAGCCAGCACTTATAACCACTGCTCTACACTGCCTCCCAGGACCATATTCACAGTACAtttaatttgtattgttttagaCTGAATAGAATCTTTCTACATATGTGGTCTCTATGGATTCTGACAGCAGGAATGTAGGTAGACAGAAAGAGCATTATTGTTCTCATCTTAAGACTAAACTAAGACCCCCAAAGTCAGGTCGCTCACAAGGCTCCGTCGGTATGAACCAGAGCCTAAACCCAGATCCTTAGGTTCCAAGTTCATTGTTCTTTTTACTATGTGACAGATGCCTTATCTGCAAACCATGGGAAATGAAATACCTCTGAGTCATGAGGCTCAAATGAGATATTAACTGAcctttattgagcactcactgtgcgtcagacactgttctaagcttTCTATACATATTGCTCATCTAATCAACCCAGCAACCCAATAAGGTAGGTGCTGTTATCATGGccatttttcaaatgattcaACAGACTCAGGTAAGTAACCTGTCCATATTTATAGAAGTGGTAGAGCTGAGATAAGGGATGTGGATTTAACATTTGCAGTTCTTAAACAATTTGCAAGAGACCCTGAAAGCCCAtgataataatttataattttgctACGACACAAATTTTGAATCCTGCTTCGAAGCTGATACTAGTAGGACAAGTCCTTCAGCCGACTGTGGGCCGAGCCAGCCACCCAGAACCTTCATCTCAACATAACCttgttgcttccacttttttttttttaattaattaatttattggctgtgttgggtctttgttgctgcacacaggctttctctagttgtggcgagtcggggctactctttgttgcggtgcatgggcttctcgtggtggcttctcttgttgtggagcacaggctttagagcataggctcagtagttgtggcacacaggcttagttgcttcacagcaatgcggtatcttcccagaccagggctcgagcctgtgtcccctgcattggcaggtggattcttaaccgctgtgccaccaggggagtcctgctTCCACTTCTTATATAGTCAGTAATTCTTGTGATATTATACTTAATCACATTTTGCTGGGGGAAATCATAGGTTTGAGAGCATATCCCTTGCACAAAGCAGGGGTTTTCTGTACGTTGTAAAAGGCAAAGCTCTGTACAGATGTGAGACTAGGGGCCTGAAAGATTTAAGGTCTGTGGCTTTGCTTTTTGGATTCCTTTACAAAGTGATTGAAGACACAGAAAGCATAATATTTAAAGTTAGAGAACTAAATATGAGAGAGTATACCTTATTTTAATGTATTACCCCACCCTCCcagattatttcttttaaagaaccagCTATTTGTTTTAAGTGTCAGTGAAGAAACATACGGATGTCTTAGGGCTTCAGAGCTGGAAGATGAAGAACTTGAAACCCGGAGATGAGAATTGACTTAAATCATGGTCTTTATAATTCTTCATCTGCACAAAGAGAGGGTTGGTCTAGACAAAAAGTTCTCAAATTATACCCCTGTGAACTGAGCAAAGGTCGAACTACttctaaaattggaaaaaaaaaaaaaggtaatggaATCTTCTCTATAatgtgttgctgtttttttttctatgacttttattttcattttttaacttttctaccTGCTTCTGAGTACTCACAAATATCAAAACAAATGGATAAGTAGCGAAGAAGCTTGTTTTCTTCCCCTAGGCACATGTGTTGTAGCTTGTGATCTTACATTGGAAGCTTAGTTATAGTCTCTGCAGGTAAAATTTTTCCAAGTCTTAGTAATGGAATGAAATACAAGAACTATGTTCCTCAAAGAGAACCACCACCTGAAAAGGGTTGCTGCCTATGGGGCTAAATggcctttaaaatatttcccttaaaaaaaatctttcagcttTGCTGTTTTGTGATTTTGACCTTGTTTATTCTGTCATCACCCTCTTGCACAGCCCCTCTCCCCATCAGGTGCctaggtgttaaaaaaaaaaaaaagaaaaaaggctattttttagagcaattttagttTCATGGCAAAActgaacagaaagtacagagttctcgTTCACCCCCTGCCTCACACGTGCACAGTCTCCCCCGCTGTCAGCATCTCCTGCCTGAGTGGTGCATTTGTCACAATCCTCGAGTGTTGTTGTCACTCAGCATCCattgtttacattagggttcagtcCGGATGCTGTGTATTCTGTGGAtgtggacaaatgtataatgacctgtgtccaccattatagtatcatacagaaaagtttcactgccctaaaaatcatCTCTGCTCCACCTActcatccctccttcccccctaaCTTCTGGCAACCACAAAACCACAGATCTTTTTGCTATCTtcgtagttttgccttttccagaatgttgtataATTGGAATTATGCTCTTGTATAATTGGAGTCATGGCAGtgtatagccttttcagattgcctTTTTTCAGTTTGTAATGTGCATTAAGGTTCCTCCGTGCCTTTTCGTGGCTTGATAGCTCCTTTCTTTTCAGTGATGCAtcatattccactgtctggatgtactgcagtttatttgtctttttgcctcctgaaggacatcttggttgcttccaagttttggcaattacgGATAAAGTGGCTATACACATCCatttgcaggtttttgtgtggtgCATAGGCATTTttgatggattctttttttttaaattgaagtatagttgatttacaatgttgtgttaatttctgctgtatagcaaagtgactcagttatacatacgtatacattctttcttcttttccattatggtttatgccaggacattgaatatagttccctgtgctgtatagtatgaccttgttgtttatccattctgtatataaatggtttgcatctgctgaccccaaactcccaatccatcctccccctcccgccccactTCGGCAACCACAGTTCTGTTCTTTATGtccatgaatctgtttctgttttgtggataggttcatttgtgtcatattttagattccacatataagtgatatagtgtggtatttctctttctgacttacttcacttagtatgataatctctggtgcgtccatgttgctgcagatggcgttattgtgttcttttttttacggctgagtaatattccattgtatacatgtgtcaCATTTGATGGATTCCTAATTCACCTTGCTTCCAGCCAATATCCTACTGATTTTTTGCCTCCCTGCTGTCACTTGAATCTACTTGTCTCTGTGTCCACAATGACCATCTGTGGAATAAGAGTCTTGGCTTAGGTGTAGCAGTAGTCGGAGGGGCTAGGGCTGAGAGTGAGGGTTATTGTTGGGTCTGGGCCACAGTACTTCTATGGACTATAAGATTGTAACTTTAACAACGTTATTTTTACCCTGAACACaaagttattattttcttaaacaaaatgTTGATAAGCAGGTGTTTGTTCTCTGTGAACCACACAGGACATTGGTGTGTCTCCTCACTGGGAGTGGCTTTTGATGGTCATGGCCCTTTCTTACGTATCTTCTCAAAGataaaatttctctttgtgaGGGTGGATTTGAGTTTTCAGCTTGGCCAAAAGATTTTTGGAGTGAAGTTTGGCAAACTCGATAATAAAGTTTGATAAAGATGGATATTATTTTGGGTAAAAAAAATAAGGTTCAGGGcaatgtatgtatacatagttGCTATCTTTTGTGtaaaagtggggagagagaagaataCATACTTACAGTTGCTTGAGTATAAAGAAACTCTGAAAGGCTGCAGATGAACCATGGTTACCAGCGGTAAGGAGTGGAGGGAGACACTGGGCAGGTGGAATGGAGACAGGTGGGGATGGGGTATTTTCACTGATTATATCCTtgtgtatatttttgatttttgaatcATGTGAATATTGAAAATGCCTATTGAAAAGAttgtaatacttttttaaagttaGGTGTTCCTGTGATACAATGAGATTGTTATATTGTTGGGGTTTTAGGGCCAGGGAATAACATCTCAACCACTACTTCTGAATTTGGAATCAATTGAGAGCTAGAGATAAGAAAGTAGCTTTATGATTGATAAAGCTGAATTGGGTAATGTTATCTCTTACTTGactatttccttttattatatGTATGTTCTCCATAGCTCTGAGTACTTTTTCGCTTAAATTTCTGCATTGAAATTAAAATtgccatttctgttttctctttgttacaATCCCTTATCTCTGCATATCCTTCTGCTTTAAGATCAGATGTGCCTTTCTGAAATAGcacattcttttatttcattttaaaattccatctaCAATTCTTTGAGTTTTCCTTGCCTTTCAGCAGGAAAATTTAGagcaattacatttaaaattacagtTGTATCTACTTTTATGCTTCCTTTTGCCTTTTAACATATACCTGGTTAACTTTTATCGTTTTTTTATGTCacaaaaattttacataatttatctCGTTATAATTCAAAAGTGTTTTGTGTGGCCTCATTTAGACCCTTGTATAACCTCTCTGTGTTGAATAAGGCAGTACTCATTTGGTGATATAAATGCTAGTCTCTTTACTGAAGTCAGTCTGATGGCTTTGTCATCATACGTTAGGCcatctttggtttttaaaaagagccTGTTAACCTCTGAACCACAGTTGTACTCACAAGACATGCCCTGCCCTGCCAGTTATTGAACGTAACGATTGGGaattttggccatctgtgtgtagGAACTGGAATTGTGTGCAGAAGAGACCAGGTCCTTAAAGACAATGAAGGAATCTCGGAGTTTCCATCTGCAGCCAGCAGATCACTGGCCTGAGGGACAGTCCCAGAAGATGTGGGTGAAGAATCCGTGTCCTGACCTTCCCAAGCATCTAGACACCAAGATGGTGCCACAGCCCTTGAAAGAGAGTGGTGAGTACCAAGAGTCAGGGTCCATCAGGGAAGTGGGGTAAAGGATGGGAGGTAAGGAAGCGTGTCTGATGAGGGACATGCAGAATTCAGGGCGAGGGACAGGACAGTGCCTGATGGACACCCTGAGAAGTAAGAAGATGACGCTCCCAGTGGTGTCAGCACGCCCCACTGTAGCTGAATCATGGCAGGCTCAGGCTGGGCCTGGGGTAGGTTGGTGATCATAGGGGTTCAGGGCTGACATCTCACACACGGCAGCTTAGGAGCTAGATACTTTAGAAGGGAAGTGAAAGTGGACATCTGCACTGGCTACAGGAATAGTCTCAGTTTGATCCAAGCAAGGCTTTAGGAAAGCTGGACCTGAGAGGAAGGCGGTTTTTTGGGAACCGGGGCTTGAGTTTCAGCGATGTTTTCTCCTcctcagctgtcctcactcccCGAGTCCCTACTCTCCCAAAGATGGGGAGCGTTGGAGATTGGGAGGTGACAGCGGAGTCCCAGGTAGGCTGCTGCTTGTTCCTCCTTTCCTGTCATTACTTCTCCCATGTCCTTGCcctgctcctctcctctctctgtagCCTGCCGTTGGGTGCAGGGTGTGAGCCTCTGCCCCTCATCCCCTGTCCGCTGGGCCTCTCCTTAGTCGAGCTGCTCCTTAGGATGCTAGCCTCACACATGGCATCGCTGTGTCCATTATCTTTCCTGGGGCCTGGCGGGATTCCCAGGCTGTTTTGAAGGGTCAATGACATTTGAGGTCCTTTTCTTGTACATCCCACAGGAAGCCCTGGGCCCCGGCAGACATGCTGAGAAGGAGTTCCGCAAGGACCCCCCAGGAGAGAGCCGTGGGAACAGTGTGCTCCTGGGTAAGGAAACAGTGCCCTCTGGATAAGATACGGTCAGGTTTCTGGTACACTCAGTCCCCAAGGAGCGTTTCTTCACTCCCTAAGACTCGTGGCTCTGTGAAGTCTCTGGAATTTCAGACCTAGGGAGAAGACGTGCTCTTTGTGGCCAGCACtgtggtggcagggaggggggtGTGGGCTGCAGATTTCTGGGCCAGCAGGCTGGCTGCCAAGAGCCTGCCCTCTCAGGGCTCATTATCTTCATTTCCTCAGTACATCCACCACTGTCTCGGGGCTGCACCCCGCCTGCCGGCCCAGAAATCCAGTCTTTTTAGCATCAAACAGGGTCCTTCTCTAGGGGCAGAGTCAAGTGAACTAAGCCCCGGAGACTGATGtgttgaaaccacaatgagaaataaatatcacaCGGCTCAAAATACTTGAAGCCCCTGTGACATCTTCCCTGTAGGCATATCTTCACAGGAGGTCAGACAATAATGAATGTTTCCCCGTGGAGCCTGAGATAGTAAGAGGGGAGTTAGACATGAAAGTAGGGTAAGGTAGAGAGGCAGTGGCAGGTCTCACTCATGGCAGTAAGGCAAGCTACTAGGAGCTGTTGGCTACTTGCTGGGCAGTGTATCCTTTTTACACATGATGAAAAGTGTGTCCTTTTTGCACATGATATCAGGGGAAAATAGTGTTCAAAGGAACAGCCTTTGGGAAATGCTGAACTAGATAATCCTTAAGCCTCTTTTAGCTTTAAACTCTTTCATCtagttttcttcaaatatttattttaattaaaggcTTCCTATTTGTTGGGGTTGGGAGCTATTGGGACATCTGTCCTTTAAACACAGCTAAATGTTttgagaaataaggaaatttattttctcacagtattggaagtccagAGGAGGGCGTGCTCCAACTACAGTACAAATTGGCTCGGCAATGTCACAGTGGACCTGGGTTCGTTCTTTGACTCTGCTCCGCCATCCTTTGTGTCAGCTTCATATTGAAGCTATTTTGTATCACAGGCAAAATGACAGTGGCATTTGAGAACTCAAGGTTCTAGCAGGAGAgactcacaccacacacacacatacacacaaccttTCCTCCAACCATTAAAGTTATTCTCATTTGGGTAATTTAGGGCATGTGCCCATCTGTGGACCAGTAACAGTCACTCTTTTGTATGATGCATTTCATAACACCAaccaaaaagcaaatgaagaaagcaaacagGTCAGTATATTTCTGGTGAGGTTACCTCTAGttacctgtccctttccttccaGACCTATTAAGGGATTAGCATGGGAATTTCTCATTAGTTTCTTGCAGGCAAATGATGTTTCAAGGACTTTTTAGACAAACGCTTCGCTCGACAGATCATTTGTACTTAATCGTGTCTCGTCTTCCTTTTGTATAGGAGTTCCAGTTTCTAAACCAACCATCATCTCCCAGCAAGAGCAAGGACCAGAATATTGGGGTCCAAGACTTGTAAATTCTGGAAAAAAGAACCCTGCAGATTACAGCTTGGATACTGAGCAGACAAAACCAGCTCAGGCATTGGCCTGGCAGGACTCCAAGGCCTGGGAAGAACGATACCAGTGGGATGTGGAGGACGTGAAAGTATCAGGTGTGCACTGGAGCTATGAGGAGACCAAGACTTTCCTGGCAATTTTGAGTGAGTCTCCTTTTTCTGAAAAACTCCGGACTTGTCACCAGAACCGCCAGGTGTACCGGGCCATTGCAGAGCGGCTGAGGGCACGGGGCTTCCTGCGGACCCTGGAGCAGTGTCGCTACAGAGTCAAAAACCTCCTACGGAATTACCGGAAAGCCAAGAGCAGCCACCCGCCAGGGACCTGCCCCTTCTATGAGGAGCTGGAGGCCCTGGTGAGGGCTCGGACGGCCATCCGAGCCTCAGTCGGCCCAGGAGAGGCTGTGGCTCTCCCCAGGCTGGGGGACAGTGACGTGGAGGTGGATGAGCAGGAGGAAGGGGGCTGGGAGCCTGAGGAAACAGCAGAGGACTGTAATGGTGATGACCTGGCCACTGAAGAGTCCGTCCAGGGGCCCAGGATTCCAGGGGGCCCAGCTCTGTTCCAGAGCCGTATTGGTAAGAACAGTGGGGCTTAATCGGATCCAGATTCCAACCCTCCTACCAACCAAACCTCTGGTGTAGTTCAGGGCATAGACTGCAAGTCTGCATTCATGCTGCTGGAGTAAGTCATCCTCAAACTCCTGTTCTCTCTCCTGTGATCAGTTCTCCTTGTTTAAGTTTTCTTAGTTGTAGAAGCAAACAGTTAAAagtttgtaaaacattttcataCAGTTCTAAAGATTactttcatttatagttattacaaaatcattggctatattccctgtgttgtacaatacgtCCTTGAGCCTATcatacacccaatagtttgtgccTCCCATTTCCCACCCTtgtattgcccctccccactccctgctgcTAATGACTAgtttgttccctatatctgtgagtctgcttcttttttgttatattcaccagtttgttgtattttttagattccatatatgagtgatatcatacagtatttgtctttctctctctgaattatttcacttagcataaggcccACCTAgtctatccatattgctgcaaatggcaaaattttgttctttttcatggctgagtaatatttcatcgcatatacataccacatcatctttttatccattcatttgttgatggacacttaggtcatttccatgtcttcacaattgtaaatagtgctgctgtgaacattgggatgcatgtatcttttcaaattagtgtttttggtttttttttttccagatatatacgcAGATATGGAAttcctgggtcacatggtagttctgtttttagttttttgacacacctccatactattttccacagtggctgtaccaatttactttcccaccagcaatgtacaagggttccctttttccacatcctcaccaacatttgttatttgtagattttttgatactagccattctgacaggtgtgaggtgatgtctcattatagctttgattttgcatttccctgatgattagcaatgttgagcatcttttcttgtgcctgttggccatctgcatttcttctctggaaaaatgtctattcaattcttCTACCCAGTTTTTAAtcgagttatttgtttttttgatgtatgagctgtttatatatgttggatattaatctcttattggtcatatttgcaaatattttctcccattcactagtttttttgttttattttgtcgatggtttcctttgctgtgcaaaaaagaagcaaacacttTTAAAACCTTAAGTGACCTGAAAGAGCTAATTCAGTATTTCCCAGTGTGTGTCACTGGTCGTATGGGGATGATCATAGGTGTTACATGggtgaacttttaattttgatgtgtgTGAGCACATCAGCCTGTGATTTCACAAATAGTAAATTTAGGTAAAGAAAGATATTGAGTGAAATATTTAACAGATATAGCAGAAATCATGACAGTATATACTTGAACAACTGATGTTGGGGAAACACCCAATTGCTGTGAAAGTGGAAACACAGAAGCCCAAGCAATGAAATGTTGGGACCAGAGCCCAGGGCTCCTGCCTCCAGTTTTATGTGGTTTTCCCTCCACTATGCTGCCTCCCCAGCGGCATCATTTACCTGCAGAGGAACTGAAAATAAAccacctccttttccttcttccacgAAAGAGGAAAGGGCATCCTCAGTTGGACTCTATTGCAAGATTATCTGAAGTTCATTTATGTCTTTAGGGATTCTCAGTTCCCATGTTTGTTAAAAGGAAATTCATAAAGTATGTAGAGGACATGTATTGAATGGGTATAGAGAGAGTGTCTTATATCTCAGTTACAGGTCTTTCCTTGAATCAATTAGTGGAAGCCAGGGGAGTGGGTCACCTGGTATAATATGGCCACTCAAGTCCTCCCCTTCAGCCAAGAATCTTAAGTGTTAATAGAATCTCttagaagggggtgggggtgggaagcctTGGCACAGCCTTGAGAAACAAGGGTTTATTCTTTACTGGTGCCCCAGGCACCTGGATGATTTCCAAAGTGCCTGTGTTCTAGGTGTTTAGCAGGGCAGGTGACCCTGATCCCTGATGACCTAGGCAAATCTCATCAAGCCTCTCAATTCTGAACTCTTCACTCCTGACAGCAGGTGTGCACTGGGGCTACGAGGAGACCAAGGCCTTTCTGACCATTCTCAGCGAGTCCCCATTCTCTGAGAAGCTTCGCACCTGTCACCAGAACAGCCAGGTGTACCGGGCCATTGCAGAGCGGCTGTGTGCACAGGGCTTCCTGCGGACCCTGGAGCAGTGTCGCTACAGATTCAAAAACCTCCTTCGAAGCTACCGAAAAGCCAAGAGCAGCTACCCGCCTGGGACCTGCCCCTTCTATGAGGAGCTGGACTCACTGATGAGGGCTCGGACTGCGGTTAGAGACATGGGGACCAGCAAGGATGCGGCGGGTCCCCCTACTTCTGGGCAGAGCAGTACCCAGGTTGTCGACCAGGAGGCCTGGGATGAGATGGGAGGTGAAGATGCCATCAGACCTCCAACACCAAGTCCTAAAACCCGAGACACTGGTAAGCTTGGAGTAATTAGACGTCCACAAAACCTGCAAGCACACAGAGAGTGTGTGGGACCCAGGCTCATTATCTTTTCTCTGAACTATAAGAGagaatgaaattgaaaaagaaaaggatttgtGCTTTGCTGACCTTATACGGTCTCTAGCTTAGTTTAATCCCCCAAATGAGAAAAGCAGTCAGTCTAGATTTTACTTGGATTCATCTGGGCAATTATAGAGTTTATTCAGTCTCGTATGATATAGGCCATTACTGAATGTAGCACGAGAAGGGAATGTTCGTTGTTCAGTAGTGGGATAGGGTAGCTGGCCAGGGAGACTGACGGCTGGCTGCTTGGGCTGGGCTCACGTCTCCCTTGGTGGGGTTACTGTGTCCCATATTATTCCTAAGCTTTACAGgtgagaaatgtgtgtgtgtactgaaaCTTGATCAATTTCATGTTAGTCACATTTATAAGGTGTGAGGTATAAGATACAAGTACAAATTCACATTAGCCAAGTTCATAAGACATAAGATCCAGATGTATAGACACTAATAAATGCATTTCTGCTTGTTCTTTCAGGTTTCGAGATGAGGCATGGGAGTGAAGACCAGGTTTCAGAGCGGGACATTTTTGAAGATTTGCCTGAAGTCTTATCAAAGTGTAGTGCAGAGGATGATTGCTACCCTCATGATTGGGGGGaagacagtgaaaatgaaaatgaaggtaAAGGGCAGTGGGGAAATCCATCCCAGGAGCAGTGGGAAGACTGTTCTTCTGAAGAGGACTTAGAAAAACTCATCGACCATCAAGGCCTGTACCTTGCAGAGAAACCCTACAAGTGTGACACATGCGTGAAAAGCTTCAGCAGGAATTCACAGTTAATCTCCCACCGGCGGATACACACAGGTGAGAAGCCCTACAAATGCCTTGAATGTGGGAAAAGCTTTAGTGACCGCTCCAACTTCAATACCCATCAgagaatccacactggagagaagccctacaAATGCCTTGAATGTGGGAAAAGCTTTAGCGACCACTCCAATCTCATCACCCACCAGAGAACACACACGAGGGTAAAGCCCTATAAATGTGGAGAATGTTGGGAAAGCTTCACCCAGAGCTCAAACCTTCTGAAACATCAGAGAATCCACTTGGGAGGAAATCCTGACCCCTGTGGTGAGCCTGGGGAAAACTCCAGCCAAAGCCCATCCTTTCGTGCTCACTGGAGGAATTCAACAGAGGAGACATCTCTGGAACAACCTCAAAGTGCCAGTAAGAACTTGAATTCTCCTGGACCACAAAGTACCAACTCAGGAGAGAAACTTTATCAGTGTTCTGAATGTGGAAGAAGCTTTTCCAAGAGCTCTGCCCTCATCAGTCACCAAAGAATCCACAcgggagaaaaaccatatgaatgTGCCGAATGTGGGAAAAGCTTCAGTAAGAGCTCCACGCTGGGCAACCACCAGCGAACCCACACCGGAGAGAAGCCGTATGAGTGTGCGGACTGTGGGAAATGCTTTGGGGAGCGTTCCAAGCTCATCACACACCAGAGGGTGCACACGGGAGAGAAGCCCTACAAATGCCTCGAGTGTGGGAAGTTCTTCCGTGACCGTTCCAACCTCATCACCCACCAGAGGatccacacaggagagaagcctTATAAGTGCAGAGAGTGTGGGAAATGCTTTAACCAGAGCTCTAGTCTTATTATTCACCAGAGGATCCACACCGGGGAGAAACCCTACAAGTGTACGGAGTGCGGCAAAGATTTCAACAACAGCTCCCACTTCAGTGCCCACCGGAGAACCCATGCAGGAGGGAAGGCCTCATAGGAGACACCGCTCCCCAtagcaaaagagagaaatgtatatttaaatctcCCAAGATCCTAAGATGTATGCTAGAAAGAAACTGTCTCAATTTTTAAACTTGGTGTGTACTCGGGGAAGTTACCTTGTACAATCCAGGTAATTTGGAAGTGAATTACAAATGCTAAGGATCCAGATTCGAAGGCATTTTCCTGAAGTGTAATGTTTTTTCTCCTGCAAAAAACTCCCACACAATCCTCAGGCTGTCGTTATATTTGCTGTCGTGTAAGAGCTTTATCAGTGTTTGAGCCAGACTGGTAACTGAGGGGATTCGAGATAAATCAGTGGTCCTGAGCAGCGATTCTAGACCTTGCTATGCCTTCACACCATCCATGGGTACACACGCCCCATCGGTGTACCTTGGCAAATTCTCACACGTGGCGGTTTTCCATTGGGGCGTAACCTCCTGGGGGAACTTTGAGACTCTCCAGTGAGAGGGGGCATGCTTGAGAATCAGTGGTCTAGAGCAGGCCACCGTGAG
Encoded proteins:
- the ZSCAN20 gene encoding zinc finger and SCAN domain-containing protein 20 isoform X2; this encodes MAVALEARAQASPQPEPEELLIVKLEEDLWRPDSQPREKDHDLVPGPEASRQRFRQFQYRDAAGPHEAFSQLWALCCHWLRPEIRLKEQILELLVLEQFLTILPREVQAWVQAHHPESGEEAVALVEDWHREARAAGRRELELCAEETRSLKTMKESRSFHLQPADHWPEGQSQKMWVKNPCPDLPKHLDTKMVPQPLKESAVLTPRVPTLPKMGSVGDWEVTAESQEALGPGRHAEKEFRKDPPGESRGNSVLLGVPVSKPTIISQQEQGPEYWGPRLVNSGKKNPADYSLDTEQTKPAQALAWQDSKAWEERYQWDVEDVKVSGVHWSYEETKTFLAILSESPFSEKLRTCHQNRQVYRAIAERLRARGFLRTLEQCRYRVKNLLRNYRKAKSSHPPGTCPFYEELEALVRARTAIRASVGPGEAVALPRLGDSDVEVDEQEEGGWEPEETAEDCNGDDLATEESVQGPRIPGGPALFQSRIGVHWGYEETKAFLTILSESPFSEKLRTCHQNSQVYRAIAERLCAQGFLRTLEQCRYRFKNLLRSYRKAKSSYPPGTCPFYEELDSLMRARTAVRDMGTSKDAAGPPTSGQSSTQVVDQEAWDEMGGEDAIRPPTPSPKTRDTGFEMRHGSEDQVSERDIFEDLPEVLSKCSAEDDCYPHDWGEDSENENEGKGQWGNPSQEQWEDCSSEEDLEKLIDHQGLYLAEKPYKCDTCVKSFSRNSQLISHRRIHTGEKPYKCLECGKSFSDRSNFNTHQRIHTGEKPYKCLECGKSFSDHSNLITHQRTHTRVKPYKCGECWESFTQSSNLLKHQRIHLGGNPDPCGEPGENSSQSPSFRAHWRNSTEETSLEQPQSASKNLNSPGPQSTNSGEKLYQCSECGRSFSKSSALISHQRIHTGEKPYECAECGKSFSKSSTLGNHQRTHTGEKPYECADCGKCFGERSKLITHQRVHTGEKPYKCLECGKFFRDRSNLITHQRIHTGEKPYKCRECGKCFNQSSSLIIHQRIHTGEKPYKCTECGKDFNNSSHFSAHRRTHAGGKAS
- the ZSCAN20 gene encoding zinc finger and SCAN domain-containing protein 20 isoform X1 — translated: MAVALEARAQASPQPEPEELLIVKLEEDLWRPDSQPREKDHDLVPGPEASRQRFRQFQYRDAAGPHEAFSQLWALCCHWLRPEIRLKEQILELLVLEQFLTILPREVQAWVQAHHPESGEEAVALVEDWHREARAAGRRELELCAEETRSLKTMKESRSFHLQPADHWPEGQSQKMWVKNPCPDLPKHLDTKMVPQPLKESAVLTPRVPTLPKMGSVGDWEVTAESQEALGPGRHAEKEFRKDPPGESRGNSVLLGVPVSKPTIISQQEQGPEYWGPRLVNSGKKNPADYSLDTEQTKPAQALAWQDSKAWEERYQWDVEDVKVSGVHWSYEETKTFLAILSESPFSEKLRTCHQNRQVYRAIAERLRARGFLRTLEQCRYRVKNLLRNYRKAKSSHPPGTCPFYEELEALVRARTAIRASVGPGEAVALPRLGDSDVEVDEQEEGGWEPEETAEDCNGDDLATEESVQGPRIPGGPALFQSRIAGVHWGYEETKAFLTILSESPFSEKLRTCHQNSQVYRAIAERLCAQGFLRTLEQCRYRFKNLLRSYRKAKSSYPPGTCPFYEELDSLMRARTAVRDMGTSKDAAGPPTSGQSSTQVVDQEAWDEMGGEDAIRPPTPSPKTRDTGFEMRHGSEDQVSERDIFEDLPEVLSKCSAEDDCYPHDWGEDSENENEGKGQWGNPSQEQWEDCSSEEDLEKLIDHQGLYLAEKPYKCDTCVKSFSRNSQLISHRRIHTGEKPYKCLECGKSFSDRSNFNTHQRIHTGEKPYKCLECGKSFSDHSNLITHQRTHTRVKPYKCGECWESFTQSSNLLKHQRIHLGGNPDPCGEPGENSSQSPSFRAHWRNSTEETSLEQPQSASKNLNSPGPQSTNSGEKLYQCSECGRSFSKSSALISHQRIHTGEKPYECAECGKSFSKSSTLGNHQRTHTGEKPYECADCGKCFGERSKLITHQRVHTGEKPYKCLECGKFFRDRSNLITHQRIHTGEKPYKCRECGKCFNQSSSLIIHQRIHTGEKPYKCTECGKDFNNSSHFSAHRRTHAGGKAS